From one Esox lucius isolate fEsoLuc1 chromosome 11, fEsoLuc1.pri, whole genome shotgun sequence genomic stretch:
- the syngr3a gene encoding synaptogyrin-3a, which produces MDGVGSFGAGLAGAAFDPVSFIKQPTTILRLLSWVFSLVVSASIVNEGYVNLGSERLHCVFNKNADACNYGVFCGLMGLLICSLFFLLDVKFQQITSIKDRKKAVMLEVGVSGFWTFLWFVSFCFLANQWSRTAPENLPLNQGADAARAAIAFSFFSILTWAGLTVRAVQKYLLGTDMTLFTTDHLDGVAPATPYTSATTGGATEPTGTYQSPPFTEGLEAPAPTYQVPIY; this is translated from the exons ATGGACGGAGTGGGATCGTTTGGAGCGGGCCTGGCCGGTGCTGCCTTCGACCCGGTTTCCTTCATAAAACAGCCGACCACCATCCTAAGGTTGCTGTCGTGG GTCTTTTCCCTGGTGGTGTCTGCATCCATTGTGAATGAGGGCTATGTGAACCTGGGCAGTGAGCGGCTTCACTGTGTTTTCAATAAGAATGCAGATGCTTGTAACTATGGAGTTTTCTGTGGTCTGATGGGGCTCCTGATCTGCTCCTTATTCTTCCTGCTGGATGTCAAGTTCCAGCAGATCACCTCCATCAAGGACAGGAAGAAAGCTGTGATGCTGGAGGTTGGAGTCTCTG GTTTCTGGACGTTCCTGTGGTTTGTTAGTTTCTGTTTCCTGGCCAATCAGTGGTCCAGGACGGCTCCTGAGAACCTCCCGCTGAACCAGGGGGCAGATGCAGCACGGGCTGCTATCGCTTTCTCCTTCTTCTCCATCCTCACCTGG GCTGGTCTGACAGTGCGAGCGGTCCAGAAGTATCTCCTGGGAACAGACATGACTCTCTTCACCACCGACCACCTGGATGGAGTTGCCCCAGCAACACCATACACTTCTGCGACCACAGGAGGCGCTACTGAGCCAACAGGCACCTACCAGAGCCCCCCCTTCACTGAGGGGCTGGAGGCCCCCGCACCTACATACCA